The following nucleotide sequence is from Syntrophobacterales bacterium.
AAAACAAGCTGTGGGTTTGGAAAGCATATTGTCACAGGTCAACTCATCGACTGGCAATGTGGAAGGCGTGGCAGTGGTACCTTTAAGGATCATGCTTGACCGACAGCTTGGTCCTAAGCTTTCGGTTAATACCGCGCCCCTGAGCCGTTGGTTCAGTTGAAGCGTGAGACCCCCATGCCATCGAACGAAATAACTTTCTTTAGCGGCATTGGTTCGGGCACCTCAGGCGTAAAACGTGTATCGTTGCAGTGTTTACATGGCGATATGACCATCTCCTTGTTTGTTCGTTTCCGTATTAACGGTTCGCCGGATTTGATCCCGGCATTCTTTACGTAACACCCTCCAAATATATATTAACATCATTAGTGTTTCACAATGTAATGAAGTCCGTCCATCGCTTAAGGGCAGCGAAAAGCTGATGGGCCGGTTTATGGATGCCATGGCCAAAGCTGGGATTGGACGGTAAGTAATATTAAATCTGCGGAAAGCGCCGATTTTTCATTATACGACGACCGGACTCCCATTTAGAATACCGCTAACAAACTCAGCCATATTTCTTTGACAGAATATCTCAGGACGCCATATAATTAGGGCCATACGCTTTTGCGTATATTAAGGAGGCTGGCATGAAAGTAACGGTTCAGATTCCGGACGGGATAAGTGATGACCTTAAGGCACAGGCTAAGGCCGAGCGTAAATCGGTATCCGAGCTGGTAGCCCATTGCATTACATATTATATCGGCGAAAGGAAGAAGAAAAGCGCCCTGAAAGGTTTCGTTAAAATGGCCGGAAAGACGCATGTGGACGGGGATACCCTTGAGACCCTTGAAAGATGGAGGGCTGACAATGATCGGACTTGATACGGGGTTCTTCATTGAGGTGCTGAAAGCCAACGAACAGGCCGTCACCGTACTGCAGAAAATCCACGACGGGGAGGATGCGTGCGTAAGCGGACTCACTATCTTTGAACTTAGGAGGCTGGCCTTGAAGGGGCTTCTTGAGAAGGACTTCATTGATGTGGTCGTCCAGAACATACCGGTTTTTTGTACCGTGTGCTGGCTCGACAATGGAGAGATACACGACTTCGCCGCCGGGCTTGCGAACGACTTGGGGATTTCTGCAATGAGGTCCCTCATATTGACAGGATTGATCCTGAGCGGCGCCGAGACCATATATACCACGGATCCGCACATGGAATCATATGCGGGCCGGGGGGTCGCGGTTATAAAAATATAGACCAACGCGGACCAGAAAATATAGACCAACACGGACCCTAACGGGTTAGTGAAACACCCTTTCACTGGTTTTGATGTATTCTATCGGCTACGGATGGACTTTTGCGGGGAGGGGACGGCTTTGCTGACGGACTTTCGGATGGACTCCTGAAAGACAGGACAAAGACTCCATAACGGATAACGGCCCTCATAGCGGGGATGGACTTTTGCGGACAGACTATGCTGACGGACTCTACGGATTTCTTAAGCGCCGTATCAGGGGGTCTTCCACCCCCGCCTCCTGAAACCCTTTCTCTCTGAGAAGACAGGCATGACACTTGCCGCAGGGCGGCGTGGCCCCCATGTAGCATGTGTGGCTCCAGGCTAATGCCTCCATGCAGCCGGTAAGGGCGAGGCTAAGGAGCACGGTCTCTTTCTTGCTCATACGAATAAGAGGGGCATGAATCGTCATTTCCATTTCAAGGCCCAGGCGGAGTGCATCTTCCGTGACGCGGATGAATTCTGACCTGCAATCGGGATAGCCGCCGTAATCGACTTCCGAGACTCCTATGACAAGGTCTCTGATTCCATGCACCACCGCACGGTTTGCCGCTATAGTGAGGAACAGGAGATTGCGGCATGGGATAAACGTGGGTTCTATGCCGCCGGGCAAGTTCTCCGCGCTGTCGTACCGGGCGACGTGAGCGGCTTTATCGATGAGCGGACTCGTGCTTTTCATAAGTCCTGTAATATCTATGGTCTCATGAGCAGAGGCATGGGCAAAGCCGGCAACGGTTTCTGCGGAGGTCAGCTCAATCCTGTGCCTCTGGCCGTAATCAAACGCGACGGTATAGACTTCATGAAAACGTTCTTTTGCCCAGTAAAGGCAGGTGGTGGAGTCCTGACCTCCGCTCAGGACGACGAGGCATTTTGTGCCGATCCGTCCGGTATCATCCATGGACGCCTTCCTTTCAGCCTATTCAGTGAGAATGAGAGGGTTAAAACGAGTATCGTAGTCGTACACGTCAATACCTTCCTTCTCCTTGAGTAAATGTACCACTTTATAAGTGAGGGGTGTTGCCGCCGCCTCATATACCGATTTTATGACCCACTGGCTTACAATGGCGGAGGCGAGCGCAGGTAGAGGCATCTGGCCCAGAAAAGCAATGGTCATAAAAACAATGGAGTCCAGCCCTTCGCCCACAATCGTAGAGCCGATGGTACGCATCCATAGCCAGCGCCCCTTGGTGGCGATCTTCATCTTGGCCATGATGAAGGAATTTGCGAATTCCCCCACCAGGTACG
It contains:
- the queC gene encoding 7-cyano-7-deazaguanine synthase QueC, with protein sequence MDDTGRIGTKCLVVLSGGQDSTTCLYWAKERFHEVYTVAFDYGQRHRIELTSAETVAGFAHASAHETIDITGLMKSTSPLIDKAAHVARYDSAENLPGGIEPTFIPCRNLLFLTIAANRAVVHGIRDLVIGVSEVDYGGYPDCRSEFIRVTEDALRLGLEMEMTIHAPLIRMSKKETVLLSLALTGCMEALAWSHTCYMGATPPCGKCHACLLREKGFQEAGVEDPLIRRLRNP